The following are encoded in a window of Microbacterium sp. LWO13-1.2 genomic DNA:
- a CDS encoding aldo/keto reductase, with translation MTPTPSSTLRPAPAASVSLAGREVPRLGFGALHLAGPGGWGAPVDRRAAIALVRGAVDAGIRYIDTADSLGPDVSEAVIAEALWPYPRDVVIATKAGMLRTGPTGWSALGQPAYLRQQAHASALRLRLDSIPLFYLHRIDPTYPLEDQVGALLELRDEGVIEHIGLSAVTLSQLHAAQQIAPIAAVQNHYNVVSRGSGDVLAAAEDAGIPFVSFWSLGHGRTLLDDPAIVALAAEARLSAATLLLAWILHSSRASLPLVGTGRIVHLHDNVEALRVELPAGVLGRLDAWAANRDPVPAFQTR, from the coding sequence ATGACCCCGACTCCCAGCAGCACGCTCCGCCCCGCACCGGCGGCGAGCGTGAGCCTCGCCGGCCGCGAGGTGCCGCGCCTCGGCTTCGGCGCGCTCCACCTCGCGGGCCCAGGCGGCTGGGGAGCACCGGTCGACCGCCGTGCCGCGATCGCACTCGTGCGCGGCGCCGTCGATGCCGGCATCCGCTACATCGACACGGCAGACAGCCTTGGGCCCGATGTCAGCGAGGCGGTCATCGCGGAGGCATTGTGGCCGTATCCGCGGGACGTCGTGATCGCGACCAAGGCCGGGATGCTGCGCACGGGCCCGACGGGGTGGAGTGCGCTCGGCCAGCCCGCGTACCTGCGACAGCAAGCGCACGCGTCAGCCCTGCGGCTGCGGTTGGACTCGATCCCGCTCTTCTACCTCCACCGCATCGATCCGACCTACCCCCTCGAGGATCAGGTCGGCGCACTTCTCGAGCTCCGCGACGAAGGCGTCATCGAGCACATCGGCTTGAGCGCCGTCACTCTCTCGCAGCTGCACGCGGCGCAGCAGATCGCCCCGATCGCTGCAGTGCAGAACCACTACAACGTGGTCAGCCGAGGATCCGGCGACGTCCTCGCCGCGGCAGAAGACGCCGGCATTCCCTTCGTCTCCTTCTGGAGCCTGGGGCACGGACGCACGCTTCTCGACGACCCGGCGATCGTTGCGCTCGCCGCCGAGGCGCGCCTATCGGCGGCGACGCTTCTCCTCGCGTGGATCCTGCACAGCTCCCGCGCATCGCTGCCGTTGGTGGGCACCGGCCGAATTGTGCACCTCCACGACAACGTGGAGGCGCTCCGCGTCGAGCTGCCCGCTGGAGTCCTCGGCCGACTCGATGCGTGGGCGGCGAACCGCGACCCCGTTCCCGCCTTCCAGACTCGCTGA
- a CDS encoding alpha/beta hydrolase codes for MTQHTLELPEVDLVYDVHGPLPTVDGRPPLVMIGQPMDASGFQAQVKLFEDRTVVTYDPRGLGRSTRKDGEVTNRPETQAEDVHAIIEALNSGPVDMLASSGGAVTALALVTAYPHDISTLVAHEPPIDCVLPDAEAVQRARAAYTQVYQDRGWGAGMAAFIAMTSWEGEITDEYLAQPAPDPAAFGMPTEDDGTRGDPLLSDRSWAVCLYEPGLEALKAAPTRIVVGVGEESLKVYTGRTAIALAEQLGQEATVFPSHHGGFMGGEFGYAGQPEAFAAKLREVLNLT; via the coding sequence ATGACGCAGCACACGCTCGAGCTACCAGAGGTCGACCTCGTCTACGACGTCCACGGACCACTGCCGACCGTGGATGGCCGTCCGCCGCTGGTCATGATCGGCCAGCCGATGGACGCGAGCGGTTTCCAGGCCCAGGTGAAGCTGTTCGAGGATCGCACCGTCGTGACCTACGACCCGCGCGGACTGGGTCGGAGCACGCGGAAGGATGGCGAAGTCACGAACCGGCCGGAGACTCAGGCCGAGGACGTTCACGCGATCATCGAGGCGCTCAATTCCGGACCTGTAGACATGCTCGCCAGCAGCGGCGGGGCGGTGACCGCGCTCGCTTTGGTCACGGCATACCCGCACGACATATCGACCCTGGTCGCGCACGAACCGCCGATCGACTGCGTGCTGCCGGATGCGGAAGCTGTCCAGCGAGCTCGAGCGGCCTACACCCAGGTGTATCAGGACAGGGGCTGGGGCGCCGGGATGGCAGCGTTCATCGCGATGACCTCGTGGGAGGGCGAGATCACCGACGAGTACCTCGCTCAGCCGGCGCCGGACCCGGCCGCATTCGGGATGCCGACCGAAGACGACGGCACGCGGGGGGACCCGCTGCTGTCGGACCGGTCCTGGGCAGTGTGCCTCTATGAGCCAGGCCTCGAGGCCCTGAAGGCGGCGCCGACCCGCATCGTCGTCGGCGTCGGTGAGGAGTCACTGAAGGTCTACACGGGTCGGACTGCGATCGCCCTGGCTGAACAGCTCGGCCAGGAGGCGACGGTCTTCCCCAGCCACCACGGAGGCTTCATGGGTGGCGAGTTCGGCTACGCCGGCCAGCCCGAGGCCTTCGCGGCCAAGCTCCGCGAAGTACTGAACCTGACCTGA
- a CDS encoding molybdopterin-dependent oxidoreductase codes for MAQRRSGRRFIAWAALAGVIGGAVFLATAELFALLFARAASPILAVGGFVIDIVPQPFKEFAIATFGEYDKIALLAGLGLAVVIASAIAGVLQWVRPPLGVVALIIAGVLSTAAIVTRAGVTPLAFVPPLLGTIAGALILILLIGRLRTWRDTALGERSDDILTDAVPENPAAPKGFDRRRFFILAAISGASAVIVGITARTVSMAVGSVDSIRSALRLPAARTKVTVPKGAELDIEGLSTLFTPNKDFYRVDTALTVPTIDPETWRLVIDGMVDQRIEMSFQDILDMGLDEYAITLTCVSNEVGGELVGNAMWLGVPLRDVLKKAGVKAGADMVLSRSVDGYTASTPLAALTDEDLDAILAVGMNGEPLPLEHGFPVRMVVPGLYGYVSATKWLTELKVTTFADDEAYWTPRGYSAEAPIKFSSRLDTPSIGQAVPAGTIPLAGVAWAQSVGIERVEVRIDDGEWMPATMSTPINDDTWVQWFMEWDATPGTHYVAVRAVNKNGDLQIEERAPIAPDGSSGWQRSLIRVT; via the coding sequence ATGGCCCAGCGCCGCAGCGGAAGACGATTCATCGCGTGGGCTGCCCTCGCGGGCGTGATCGGCGGCGCCGTCTTCTTGGCGACCGCCGAGCTGTTCGCACTGCTCTTCGCGCGCGCGGCCAGTCCGATCCTGGCGGTGGGCGGCTTCGTGATCGACATCGTGCCGCAGCCGTTCAAGGAGTTCGCGATCGCCACGTTCGGCGAGTACGACAAGATCGCCCTGCTGGCGGGGCTCGGCCTCGCCGTGGTCATCGCCTCGGCGATCGCCGGCGTGCTGCAATGGGTGCGCCCGCCGCTCGGCGTCGTCGCACTGATCATCGCGGGTGTACTGTCGACCGCTGCGATCGTCACCCGCGCCGGCGTGACGCCGCTCGCATTCGTACCGCCCCTCCTCGGAACGATCGCCGGCGCGCTCATCCTCATCCTGCTCATCGGTCGCCTGCGCACATGGCGGGACACGGCGCTCGGGGAGCGGTCGGACGACATTCTGACCGACGCAGTACCCGAGAACCCAGCCGCCCCGAAGGGCTTCGACCGCCGCCGCTTCTTCATACTCGCCGCGATCTCGGGAGCATCCGCCGTCATCGTCGGCATCACGGCGCGCACCGTGAGCATGGCGGTGGGGTCGGTCGATTCGATCCGCAGCGCTCTCAGACTCCCGGCCGCGCGCACGAAGGTGACGGTTCCGAAGGGGGCAGAACTCGACATCGAGGGCCTGAGCACCCTCTTCACGCCGAACAAGGACTTCTACCGCGTCGACACCGCCCTCACAGTTCCGACGATCGATCCAGAGACCTGGCGTCTCGTGATCGACGGGATGGTCGACCAGCGCATCGAGATGTCGTTCCAGGACATCCTCGACATGGGTCTCGACGAATACGCGATCACCCTGACCTGCGTCTCGAACGAGGTCGGCGGCGAGCTCGTGGGTAACGCGATGTGGCTCGGCGTGCCGTTGCGCGACGTGCTGAAGAAGGCCGGCGTGAAGGCCGGCGCCGACATGGTGCTGTCGCGCAGCGTCGATGGATACACCGCGAGCACACCGCTCGCGGCCTTGACCGACGAGGACCTCGACGCGATCCTGGCGGTCGGTATGAACGGCGAACCGCTCCCGCTCGAGCATGGCTTCCCGGTGCGCATGGTCGTACCAGGACTCTACGGCTACGTGTCGGCGACGAAGTGGCTGACCGAGCTCAAGGTCACCACCTTCGCCGACGACGAGGCCTACTGGACTCCGCGCGGGTACAGCGCAGAGGCGCCCATCAAGTTCTCGTCCCGGCTCGACACCCCCAGCATCGGCCAGGCCGTTCCGGCGGGCACCATCCCCCTTGCCGGCGTGGCCTGGGCGCAGTCCGTGGGGATCGAGCGCGTGGAGGTGCGCATCGACGACGGCGAGTGGATGCCCGCCACCATGTCGACGCCCATCAACGACGACACGTGGGTGCAGTGGTTCATGGAGTGGGACGCGACTCCCGGCACGCACTACGTCGCCGTCCGCGCGGTGAACAAGAACGGCGACCTCCAGATCGAGGAACGCGCACCGATCGCTCCCGACGGATCGTCGGGCTGGCAGCGCTCGCTCATCCGCGTCACCTGA
- a CDS encoding flavin reductase family protein produces the protein MTRISRSDSIRAPHNAASLAADDFKSVFRGHPGGVAVITADPGSGPVALTATSVASVSADPPLLVFSLSSQSSATAAISASASIVVHLLDEHDVDLAKRGATSGVDRFADTTAWARLATGEPVFPGVRAWVRCAIVNRMDAGGSTVITALALQHHLARDADSADGGGALVYHNRTWHRLGEHSTLR, from the coding sequence ATGACCCGTATCTCGCGCAGCGACTCCATCCGCGCGCCGCACAATGCAGCGAGCCTCGCCGCTGACGACTTCAAGTCCGTGTTCCGCGGCCACCCCGGCGGCGTCGCCGTCATCACTGCCGACCCTGGCTCCGGACCGGTGGCGTTGACCGCGACGTCGGTCGCATCGGTCAGCGCCGATCCCCCGTTGCTGGTGTTCTCGTTGTCTTCACAGTCTTCGGCGACGGCGGCGATCTCCGCATCCGCCTCGATCGTGGTGCACCTGCTCGACGAGCACGATGTCGATCTTGCGAAGCGGGGTGCGACCAGCGGTGTGGACCGTTTCGCCGACACGACCGCCTGGGCCCGACTCGCGACTGGCGAGCCGGTCTTCCCCGGTGTGCGGGCCTGGGTGCGCTGCGCGATTGTGAATCGGATGGATGCGGGTGGATCCACGGTGATCACGGCGTTGGCGCTGCAGCACCATCTCGCTCGCGATGCGGACTCCGCTGACGGCGGCGGCGCGCTGGTCTATCACAACCGCACCTGGCACCGACTCGGAGAGCACTCGACGCTGCGTTGA